Proteins co-encoded in one Juglans regia cultivar Chandler chromosome 16, Walnut 2.0, whole genome shotgun sequence genomic window:
- the LOC108995496 gene encoding NAD(P)H-quinone oxidoreductase subunit L, chloroplastic-like gives MSCTLSFQIPKARPPPFSPSHCKSPSLFTTAKHKPSHNDEPCRKTPACIKYQKLFPEFSLKKASLAIQVGALLAAVEQPAFAVTGVNNEEDLTSTLIQLGIVAFGYFIVMPPIILNWLRIRWYRRKLLEMYFQFMFVFIFFPGVLLWAPFLNFRKFPRDPSMKYPWSKPQDPSKIKNDYLKYPFAEPEDYA, from the exons ATGAGCTGCACTTTGAGCTTCCAAATTCCCAAAGCTCGACCCCCTCCTTTCTCCCCGTCTCACTGcaaatctccctctctcttcaccACTGCTAAACACAAACCATCGCACAATGACGAGCCCTGCCGGAAG ACACCTGCATGCATTAAGTACCAGAAGCTCTTCCCCGAGTTCAGTCTAAAGAAAGCCTCTTTGGCAATTCAAGTTGGAGCCCTTTTAGCAGCC GTTGAGCAGCCAGCCTTTGCTGTTACTGGGGTGAACAACGAAGAAGATCTTACTTCGACTTTGATACAATTGGGAATCGTGGCATTTGGGTACTTCATTGTCATGCCA CCGATCATTCTGAACTGGCTTAGGATACGATGGTACAGAAGAAAACTCTTGGAGATGTATTTTCAGTTTATGTTTGTCTTCATATTCTTTCCAGG CGTGCTACTTTGGGCACCCTTTTTGAACTTCAGGAAATTTCCAAGGGATCCATCCATGAAATATCCTTGGTCTAAACCACaggatccttcaaaaattaaaaatgactatttgaaGTACCCGTTTGCTGAACCCGAAGATTATGCATGA